A stretch of Kyrpidia spormannii DNA encodes these proteins:
- a CDS encoding flagellar basal body-associated FliL family protein, producing the protein MDTDGKGGVATSKALTWALIVVLAAAVAVGAWYVIGSRATSSGPPTAADLAKTRYDLPQMTTNLAGGSVIQLSISLQASSDQAKGELELRKVEIQDAVNDILHSWKREDLDQPQGQEKLKGDIMKRVNELLHNGRVTQVYFPSIIVQ; encoded by the coding sequence GTGGACACCGACGGGAAGGGGGGAGTCGCGACGAGTAAAGCGCTGACATGGGCGTTAATCGTGGTGCTGGCCGCGGCGGTGGCCGTGGGAGCGTGGTATGTCATCGGGTCTCGGGCGACTTCCTCGGGTCCGCCGACGGCGGCCGATCTCGCCAAAACGCGCTATGACCTGCCCCAAATGACCACCAACCTCGCCGGGGGAAGTGTCATTCAGTTGAGCATCTCCCTTCAGGCGAGCTCCGACCAGGCGAAGGGCGAGCTCGAACTGAGAAAAGTGGAGATCCAGGATGCAGTGAACGATATTCTTCATTCCTGGAAACGGGAAGATCTCGACCAGCCCCAAGGGCAGGAAAAGCTGAAAGGGGACATCATGAAGAGGGTCAACGAGCTCCTTCACAATGGTCGAGTGACGCAAGTATATTTTCCCTCCATCATCGTTCAGTAA
- a CDS encoding flagellar FlbD family protein: MIPLTRLNGSEVWVNALLIESVEASPDTVVTLSTGRKLVVRETVGEIADRVTDYYRSIGLVRGIRGHRREGGSRDE, encoded by the coding sequence GTGATTCCGTTGACCCGATTGAATGGCTCGGAAGTTTGGGTGAACGCCTTGCTCATTGAGTCGGTGGAGGCCAGCCCGGATACAGTGGTGACCTTGTCTACCGGACGAAAATTGGTCGTCCGGGAAACGGTGGGGGAAATTGCCGATCGGGTGACCGATTACTATCGGAGCATCGGCCTGGTGCGCGGCATCCGTGGACACCGACGGGAAGGGGGGAGTCGCGACGAGTAA
- the flgG gene encoding flagellar basal body rod protein FlgG produces the protein MMRSLYSAVLGMRGFQTKMDVIGNNIANVNTVGFKASRVMFHDLMSQTLSGATAPGNTTGGSNPQQVGLGVGLASIDTPMTPGAPMMTGVPTDLAIDGNGFFVVQLPDGATQAYTRAGNFHIDSNRNLVTSEGLFVLDTGGAPIQVPDNTKSVSIDKNGNVNCLLDDGTTQTAAQIGLANFANPEGLQKIGNNLYVETTNSGTADVQAPNQGVFGSITSGALEMSNVDLTNEFTEMIIAQRAFQANARTITSDDQMLQEVVNLKR, from the coding sequence ATGATGCGATCGTTATACTCAGCGGTTTTGGGCATGCGTGGATTTCAAACCAAGATGGACGTGATCGGCAACAACATCGCCAACGTCAACACGGTGGGCTTCAAAGCGAGCCGGGTCATGTTTCACGACCTGATGAGCCAGACTCTTTCCGGGGCTACGGCGCCTGGGAACACGACCGGAGGCTCGAATCCCCAGCAGGTGGGGCTCGGGGTAGGGTTGGCGAGCATCGATACGCCGATGACTCCCGGAGCTCCGATGATGACCGGGGTGCCTACAGATCTGGCCATTGACGGCAACGGCTTTTTCGTGGTCCAACTCCCAGATGGGGCCACCCAGGCCTATACACGGGCGGGAAATTTCCACATTGACAGTAATCGGAACCTCGTGACCTCGGAGGGGTTGTTTGTTCTAGATACGGGAGGGGCCCCTATCCAAGTGCCCGATAACACCAAAAGTGTTTCCATCGATAAAAACGGCAATGTCAACTGCCTGCTGGACGACGGGACCACCCAAACGGCTGCCCAGATTGGGCTTGCCAATTTCGCCAACCCCGAAGGCCTGCAAAAGATCGGGAACAACCTGTATGTGGAGACCACAAACTCCGGAACGGCGGATGTGCAAGCCCCGAATCAAGGGGTTTTCGGCAGCATCACGTCCGGTGCCCTGGAGATGTCAAACGTGGATTTAACGAACGAGTTTACCGAAATGATCATTGCCCAGCGGGCGTTCCAGGCCAATGCCCGAACGATCACCAGTGACGACCAGATGCTGCAAGAGGTCGTCAACCTGAAACGGTGA
- a CDS encoding flagellar hook capping FlgD N-terminal domain-containing protein produces MSEVAATGMNAANSSGYASPTSVINPKSQLDKNSFLQLLVAQLKNQDPLQPMDSTQFISQLAQFSALEQMTNVAQAQEQAATATEMQAAAEWIGKRISYLDEKGNIQSGVAQGVQLKDGLVYLDLGGLPVPWSSILGVGDGTNVAGGGTGV; encoded by the coding sequence ATGAGCGAAGTGGCGGCGACGGGGATGAACGCGGCAAACTCTTCGGGATATGCCAGCCCGACCTCCGTGATCAATCCCAAGAGTCAGCTCGATAAAAATTCCTTTCTTCAATTATTGGTCGCTCAGTTGAAAAACCAAGACCCGCTCCAGCCGATGGACAGTACACAGTTTATCTCCCAACTCGCTCAGTTTTCGGCCCTTGAACAAATGACCAATGTGGCCCAGGCTCAGGAGCAGGCCGCGACAGCCACCGAGATGCAAGCGGCGGCGGAGTGGATCGGGAAGCGGATTTCTTACCTCGACGAAAAAGGAAACATCCAGTCCGGGGTCGCTCAAGGCGTGCAGCTCAAAGATGGCCTGGTCTACCTCGATCTCGGTGGTCTCCCCGTTCCGTGGAGTTCGATTCTGGGGGTCGGTGACGGCACGAATGTGGCGGGTGGAGGCACCGGGGTTTAA
- a CDS encoding flagellar hook-length control protein FliK: protein MSEATISGATIRSPREEGQPTSGKSSAAIGAGVPHDPAESQVKGARRFTRVLESHLPGKGQLGRGGKTTGKKKRLPGEAVQESGNSPLYPGGASVVFPGSHASASGVRAGEGKRGGEILGSASMPGKGSQSAPSPFQLAVLSEKGKAENRPSIADAPDGSGAPGEGGITRKNAVQDRLSSAPLQGTGGQNSGVGALPQGGKVLTASPGTIDQSGKAGATHKAIGLGGPAQLQGAEDIGNAVVGVEAWRRGIPQDPPTVQALAAREGRTDLLSDSSFQAKAAKAASDAPSHRAVSIDSGAGRLAGDDSLVAGLSGGPFPGQGMQEPPTVLTNVPSEGLADAVGANLANRAWRPGESATLRVTVVPADLGPVQVIAHMDVEGRLHVQIHAASPETQAMIQQQSMQLIHHLQQNHIPVQRLDVGGTPIMSGGTGSGAAFTGGTGTGQGQPHSGFQPPVAGRGTEGAGVRNEGVEGPGDYPSAAGTAVRLSGTSGFEAMV from the coding sequence ATGAGCGAAGCGACCATCAGTGGGGCGACCATCCGGTCGCCCCGGGAGGAGGGCCAGCCTACCTCGGGAAAGTCGTCGGCGGCGATCGGTGCGGGGGTTCCACACGATCCAGCGGAGTCCCAGGTGAAAGGGGCGCGCCGCTTTACCCGGGTGTTAGAGAGTCATTTGCCGGGAAAAGGACAATTGGGAAGGGGCGGAAAGACCACCGGGAAGAAGAAACGATTGCCCGGCGAGGCGGTCCAGGAATCGGGTAACTCTCCCCTGTATCCCGGAGGCGCCTCCGTTGTATTCCCTGGATCCCATGCGTCGGCGTCCGGGGTGCGGGCTGGTGAAGGGAAAAGAGGCGGGGAGATACTTGGCAGTGCTTCGATGCCTGGCAAGGGCTCTCAATCCGCTCCGTCTCCATTTCAACTTGCCGTTTTGTCAGAGAAGGGAAAAGCCGAGAACCGCCCTTCCATCGCCGATGCGCCGGATGGATCGGGGGCACCGGGGGAAGGGGGGATCACCCGGAAAAATGCCGTCCAAGACCGCCTTTCTTCCGCCCCGCTGCAAGGAACGGGCGGGCAGAACTCGGGTGTGGGGGCTCTTCCTCAAGGTGGGAAGGTTTTGACCGCCTCACCGGGAACCATCGACCAGTCGGGGAAAGCAGGTGCCACTCACAAGGCCATTGGCCTTGGCGGACCGGCCCAGCTCCAAGGGGCCGAGGATATCGGGAATGCAGTGGTAGGGGTTGAGGCTTGGCGCCGGGGGATTCCGCAGGATCCACCCACGGTCCAGGCACTCGCCGCCCGGGAGGGGCGCACCGACCTTCTTAGCGACAGCTCTTTCCAGGCAAAGGCGGCGAAGGCAGCATCGGATGCGCCTTCGCACCGCGCAGTTTCCATTGACTCGGGGGCCGGGCGACTGGCAGGTGACGATTCCCTGGTCGCAGGACTCTCCGGGGGGCCTTTTCCAGGTCAGGGAATGCAGGAACCTCCAACTGTCCTGACGAATGTGCCCAGTGAAGGACTGGCTGATGCGGTGGGGGCAAACCTCGCGAACCGCGCCTGGCGACCTGGGGAGAGCGCGACCCTTCGCGTGACGGTAGTGCCAGCCGATCTCGGGCCGGTACAGGTCATTGCCCACATGGATGTGGAAGGCCGGTTACATGTGCAGATTCACGCGGCCTCTCCGGAAACCCAGGCGATGATTCAGCAACAATCCATGCAACTGATTCACCATTTGCAACAAAACCACATCCCGGTCCAACGCCTGGACGTGGGGGGTACCCCGATCATGAGCGGAGGAACTGGTTCCGGTGCCGCGTTCACTGGGGGGACGGGCACTGGACAAGGGCAGCCCCATTCCGGTTTCCAGCCACCGGTCGCCGGCCGCGGGACGGAAGGGGCGGGAGTCAGGAATGAAGGGGTGGAGGGGCCCGGTGACTATCCTTCGGCGGCGGGGACTGCCGTACGATTATCGGGGACCTCGGGCTTTGAAGCGATGGTGTGA
- a CDS encoding magnesium transporter MgtE N-terminal domain-containing protein, translating into MTARLSLRWMIAVAAMALVLTLLISGIVLSLLGFPVVTRVKNTALGVVQGLFPTNRSAPAAGAQAEIDALRAQVSALQAQLDDAKRQLQQARASAQGSGNSGGASGAPGPGGTTTAGAAPGMPGPPGSVGGAASGAAGGGTASGAPVPSQPGAAQDVNQVYGSMVPTKAAAILQQMTPQEAAAALQGLSTDDRAAILEKMDPKTAAAVIQIMGRAGQ; encoded by the coding sequence ATGACGGCGCGGCTTTCCCTCCGATGGATGATCGCCGTGGCCGCCATGGCCCTGGTGCTCACCTTGTTGATCTCTGGTATCGTCCTCTCCCTCCTCGGTTTTCCCGTCGTCACCCGGGTCAAAAATACGGCTCTCGGCGTGGTGCAAGGGTTGTTCCCAACGAACCGATCAGCTCCGGCGGCGGGCGCCCAAGCGGAAATCGATGCGCTTCGGGCCCAGGTGAGTGCGCTGCAAGCCCAGTTGGACGATGCCAAGAGGCAGTTACAACAAGCCCGGGCTTCTGCCCAAGGCTCCGGGAACTCGGGCGGGGCCTCGGGGGCTCCGGGCCCCGGGGGGACGACGACGGCAGGGGCGGCCCCGGGAATGCCCGGGCCCCCGGGATCTGTGGGAGGAGCTGCATCCGGGGCGGCAGGAGGCGGGACGGCTTCAGGGGCGCCAGTCCCCTCACAGCCGGGTGCCGCCCAGGATGTGAACCAGGTTTACGGGTCCATGGTGCCCACGAAGGCCGCGGCTATTTTGCAGCAAATGACCCCTCAAGAGGCGGCGGCAGCCCTCCAAGGGTTATCGACAGACGATCGGGCTGCCATCCTTGAGAAAATGGACCCGAAGACGGCGGCGGCTGTGATTCAGATCATGGGGAGGGCGGGTCAATGA
- a CDS encoding flagellar FliJ family protein, with protein MRSAKRAARVREVQERLLQVRVSELEEAARRRDAVHQARDAWSGRLMEAAAPRQASISSAEWTLWQHWAAFVAGRVAELGNQLDAAERKVEQCREATLDQWKWAKTWGMLEERAAEEERHCRERREEKDREEAFLLRLAGERGEG; from the coding sequence ATGAGAAGCGCAAAACGGGCAGCTCGGGTTCGCGAAGTGCAAGAGCGACTGCTTCAGGTCCGGGTCAGCGAGTTGGAGGAGGCCGCCCGACGCCGGGACGCTGTGCATCAGGCGAGGGACGCTTGGTCCGGTAGATTGATGGAGGCGGCAGCCCCCCGCCAGGCGTCGATCTCGTCGGCGGAATGGACCTTATGGCAACATTGGGCAGCCTTTGTCGCCGGTCGAGTTGCAGAACTGGGAAACCAGCTGGATGCGGCAGAGCGGAAAGTGGAACAGTGCCGAGAAGCAACTTTAGACCAGTGGAAGTGGGCAAAGACGTGGGGAATGTTGGAGGAACGCGCAGCCGAAGAAGAGCGGCACTGCCGGGAGCGACGTGAAGAAAAGGACCGGGAGGAAGCATTTCTGCTTCGCCTGGCCGGGGAGCGTGGGGAAGGATGA
- a CDS encoding FliI/YscN family ATPase, with amino-acid sequence MQESWDTNAYCETLRRSPLWRVSGRVAQAVGMTVESNGPVARVGDLCSIETDAGPRFAEVVGFRNRRLILMPFSDLDRIHNGAVVKVVSEGLRVPTGPGILGRVLDGLGRPIDGLGPVAGEFQDPIEQPPPPPMARTPVNQPLSVGVRAIDGLLTVGQGQRIGIFAGSGVGKSTLLGMIARYTEADVTVIGLIGERGREVQDFIARELDEEGRKRAVVVAATSDQPPLMRIKGALTATAMAERFRRQGRRVLLLMDSVTRFAMACREVGLAAGEPPTARGYTPSVFAALPKLLERTGTARTGSITAFYTVLVEGDDFNEPIADAVRGILDGHIVLSRKIAQQGLYPAIDVTASTSRLMNQVAETGHIRAAARFKALLAAYEEAEDLIQIGAYREGTRREVDTALRLRPRMWAYLAQNRDVRSDMGDAVRQLVEMFNEEGGG; translated from the coding sequence GTGCAGGAAAGTTGGGACACCAACGCGTATTGCGAAACTCTTCGCCGCTCCCCCCTGTGGAGGGTTTCCGGGCGGGTCGCCCAAGCGGTAGGCATGACGGTGGAATCGAACGGTCCCGTGGCGCGGGTGGGAGATCTCTGCTCGATTGAAACGGACGCCGGGCCGCGTTTTGCGGAGGTCGTGGGCTTCCGGAACCGCCGGCTCATTCTGATGCCCTTCTCCGACCTGGACCGCATCCACAACGGCGCCGTGGTGAAGGTGGTGTCCGAAGGCCTCCGGGTACCCACTGGGCCGGGCATTTTGGGGCGGGTTCTCGACGGACTCGGCCGGCCCATCGACGGGCTCGGGCCGGTGGCGGGGGAATTTCAAGATCCCATCGAGCAGCCTCCCCCGCCACCCATGGCTCGAACCCCGGTGAACCAGCCCTTGTCCGTGGGCGTGAGGGCGATCGACGGGCTGCTCACGGTGGGACAAGGCCAGAGGATCGGCATTTTCGCCGGGAGTGGGGTGGGGAAAAGCACCCTTTTAGGGATGATCGCCCGTTATACCGAAGCGGACGTGACGGTGATTGGCCTGATTGGTGAGCGAGGAAGGGAAGTGCAGGATTTTATCGCCCGGGAGTTGGATGAAGAAGGGCGAAAAAGGGCGGTGGTGGTGGCTGCGACATCCGATCAGCCGCCCTTGATGCGGATCAAAGGGGCGCTCACGGCCACAGCCATGGCGGAGCGGTTCCGGCGCCAGGGACGACGGGTTCTGTTGTTGATGGACTCTGTAACCCGTTTTGCCATGGCCTGCCGCGAGGTGGGATTGGCCGCCGGCGAACCCCCCACCGCCCGGGGCTACACCCCTTCGGTCTTCGCTGCCCTGCCAAAACTGTTGGAGCGCACGGGAACTGCCCGTACCGGCTCGATTACCGCCTTTTACACCGTCTTGGTGGAAGGGGACGATTTTAACGAACCCATCGCGGATGCCGTGCGGGGCATTCTGGACGGTCACATCGTATTATCCAGGAAAATCGCCCAACAGGGGCTGTATCCCGCCATCGATGTAACGGCGAGTACCAGTCGCCTCATGAATCAAGTGGCGGAGACAGGTCACATCCGGGCTGCAGCCCGGTTTAAAGCCCTGTTGGCGGCGTACGAAGAAGCGGAAGATTTGATTCAAATCGGTGCCTATCGCGAGGGGACCCGACGAGAGGTAGACACCGCTCTGCGCCTTAGACCTCGAATGTGGGCGTACCTGGCCCAGAATCGCGATGTGAGAAGTGACATGGGCGACGCGGTACGCCAGCTCGTGGAGATGTTCAACGAGGAGGGCGGCGGATGA
- a CDS encoding FliH/SctL family protein, with translation MSSRVVKSAVAQLLAADPVVLGNPAPRDGRPEPAEEALQVAERLRRLAAEELEAARRQAAEVLVKAQAEARDLVEAARREIERERQAAHQKAWEEGFQEGREEGLRKAQVEYEERMKRLEALRLEVEAERKRLAEVTEAHVAEVAVAVAQRVVRGLVEVDRSFVHAVAEEAVASLLPAEDVVVRVYPGDVDKLDAGRLGYGDGGVKIVADARLGPGDVVVSSSGGEIDARVDTALEEAAALIRARARQAG, from the coding sequence TTGTCGTCTAGAGTAGTGAAATCGGCGGTGGCTCAACTGTTGGCTGCGGATCCGGTGGTCCTCGGGAATCCCGCTCCACGCGACGGCCGTCCGGAACCCGCTGAAGAGGCCCTTCAGGTGGCAGAACGCCTTCGCCGCCTGGCTGCAGAGGAACTGGAAGCGGCCAGGCGCCAGGCGGCCGAAGTGCTGGTTAAGGCTCAAGCCGAAGCCCGTGATCTGGTCGAGGCAGCGCGCCGGGAGATTGAACGCGAACGCCAGGCCGCTCATCAGAAGGCATGGGAGGAAGGGTTTCAAGAGGGCAGGGAGGAAGGCCTGCGAAAAGCCCAGGTCGAGTATGAGGAGCGGATGAAAAGGCTGGAAGCCCTGCGCTTGGAAGTGGAGGCCGAACGGAAACGCCTGGCGGAGGTCACCGAGGCGCACGTGGCGGAGGTGGCGGTGGCGGTCGCCCAGCGCGTGGTCCGGGGACTTGTGGAAGTGGATCGAAGCTTCGTCCACGCGGTGGCCGAAGAGGCGGTGGCGAGCCTGTTGCCCGCCGAGGATGTTGTGGTGCGAGTGTATCCCGGGGATGTGGACAAGTTGGACGCCGGGCGGCTGGGTTACGGGGATGGCGGGGTGAAAATCGTCGCCGACGCTCGCCTCGGTCCCGGAGATGTGGTGGTTTCCTCCTCCGGCGGAGAAATCGACGCCCGGGTGGATACAGCCCTGGAGGAAGCGGCGGCTCTAATCCGGGCCCGGGCTCGCCAAGCGGGGTGA
- the fliG gene encoding flagellar motor switch protein FliG, giving the protein MQRSAGLSGKEKAAVLMITLGPETAAQVMKHLRDDEIEQLTLEMANLHKVDWRYKDLVLEEFHQVYKAKEYITKGGIEYAREVLEKALGQQRAVEILNRLTASLQVRPFDFARRADPTQILNFIQNEHPQTIALVLSYLEPEQGSLILSALPPESQVEVAQRLAVLQSTSPEVLDQVERTLESKLSALSVRDFTPGGGIDALVKILNGVDRGTEKTILEALEMRDPDLAEEIKKRMFIFEDIAFLDNRAIQRIIRDVDANDLALALKVASDTVKEAIFRNMSKRMAETFREDMEYMGPVRLRDVEEAQQRIVGVVRRLEESGEIIIGRGGDDIVV; this is encoded by the coding sequence ATGCAACGATCCGCAGGGTTGAGCGGAAAAGAGAAGGCGGCGGTGTTGATGATCACCTTGGGACCGGAGACGGCGGCCCAGGTGATGAAGCATCTGCGCGACGACGAAATCGAACAACTGACCTTAGAGATGGCGAATCTCCACAAGGTGGATTGGCGTTATAAAGATCTGGTCCTGGAGGAATTCCACCAGGTTTATAAAGCGAAAGAGTACATCACCAAAGGTGGAATTGAATACGCCCGGGAAGTGTTGGAGAAGGCACTGGGCCAGCAGCGCGCCGTGGAAATTCTTAACCGGCTCACGGCTTCCCTTCAGGTGCGGCCCTTTGATTTCGCCCGGCGGGCAGATCCGACGCAGATTTTGAATTTTATCCAAAACGAACATCCCCAGACCATTGCGTTGGTGTTGTCATATCTGGAGCCGGAACAGGGGTCCTTGATCCTCTCGGCCCTTCCACCGGAATCCCAGGTGGAAGTTGCCCAGCGGTTGGCGGTTTTGCAGAGTACGTCCCCGGAAGTGCTGGATCAGGTGGAGCGCACCCTGGAGAGTAAACTTTCCGCCCTTTCGGTGAGAGATTTTACTCCGGGGGGTGGGATCGACGCCTTGGTAAAGATCCTCAACGGGGTCGACCGGGGAACAGAGAAAACGATCCTGGAAGCGCTGGAGATGAGGGATCCGGATTTGGCCGAAGAGATCAAGAAGCGGATGTTCATCTTCGAAGATATCGCTTTCTTGGACAACCGGGCGATCCAGCGCATCATCCGGGACGTGGATGCCAACGACCTGGCCCTCGCCCTCAAAGTCGCCAGCGATACCGTGAAAGAGGCGATTTTCCGAAACATGTCCAAACGCATGGCGGAGACCTTTCGGGAGGACATGGAATACATGGGGCCTGTTCGCCTCAGGGACGTGGAAGAGGCCCAACAGCGGATCGTCGGTGTCGTACGCCGCCTAGAAGAAAGTGGGGAGATCATCATCGGGCGAGGAGGGGACGACATTGTCGTCTAG
- the fliF gene encoding flagellar basal-body MS-ring/collar protein FliF, producing MNPQVRRWLEQARTMWRELDPKRRRWLIAGAAAGLVLLVALSWYALAPRYVVIYQNLDAKAAGEVTNKLDELKIPYRTSGGQVMVPEQDADRARMQLAIAGLPKSGYVGYEDLFGNTNIGGMSDNEFNVKSLMALEGSLAGTIRQIDGVEDVQVHLVMPEQHMFVEQPVGQAKASVFLKIAPGAQLGPDQVAGIQQLVSHSVKGLNATDVAVVDQNGVRLDHPEDAGTAVSNADRQILIQKQYEQLISDRLQSALGKILGPGNVVVLANAKLNFDQVKSTQSDVRPVVGQNGVPISVQKSTKSATGTGVGGAPGTATAGGMATGAPPTYQGATGNGTYDESQQTINYEVSKIVTERVGQPFTLQDLTVSVLVNGQPTPLQVQQIRNYVLTAVGYPNDGTQDQKVTVTGMPFQAAQPAPQVGWWTRYGWAIGTFAAVAAAMGIWFALRRRRVEEEGVPEPVIPAPSLLEESELPEAEQRRREVEQLARTRPEEFAELLRTWLAEE from the coding sequence ATGAATCCACAAGTGCGCCGATGGCTGGAACAGGCCCGGACGATGTGGCGGGAACTGGACCCCAAGCGGCGGCGCTGGCTGATTGCCGGCGCCGCGGCGGGCCTGGTGCTACTCGTCGCTCTCTCCTGGTATGCCCTCGCACCTCGCTATGTGGTGATTTATCAAAATCTAGATGCGAAGGCCGCCGGAGAGGTGACCAACAAACTGGACGAATTGAAGATTCCTTACCGGACCTCCGGCGGTCAGGTTATGGTTCCCGAGCAAGACGCCGACCGAGCCCGCATGCAACTGGCCATCGCCGGATTGCCGAAGTCGGGTTATGTCGGTTACGAGGATTTGTTCGGCAACACCAATATTGGGGGGATGAGTGACAACGAATTTAACGTCAAATCTCTCATGGCTCTGGAAGGGAGCCTTGCCGGAACCATCCGGCAGATCGATGGAGTCGAGGATGTACAGGTTCACTTGGTCATGCCCGAACAGCACATGTTTGTGGAACAGCCTGTGGGCCAGGCGAAAGCTTCGGTGTTTCTCAAGATCGCCCCGGGCGCTCAACTGGGCCCCGACCAAGTGGCGGGCATTCAACAACTGGTCTCCCATTCGGTGAAAGGGCTGAACGCGACAGACGTGGCGGTGGTGGATCAAAACGGCGTCCGCCTCGACCACCCAGAAGACGCCGGGACCGCGGTGAGCAATGCCGATCGACAGATCCTGATTCAAAAACAATACGAACAGCTTATCTCCGATCGGCTGCAGTCGGCCCTAGGAAAGATTCTCGGGCCGGGGAATGTCGTGGTCCTGGCCAACGCCAAGCTGAATTTTGACCAGGTAAAATCCACCCAAAGCGATGTCCGGCCCGTGGTGGGCCAGAACGGCGTGCCGATCAGTGTCCAGAAATCCACCAAGTCCGCTACGGGGACCGGGGTCGGAGGGGCTCCGGGCACGGCGACGGCGGGGGGCATGGCCACTGGAGCTCCCCCCACGTACCAAGGGGCCACGGGGAACGGAACCTATGACGAATCCCAGCAGACGATCAATTATGAGGTATCCAAAATCGTCACCGAACGGGTGGGCCAGCCCTTTACGCTTCAGGATTTGACTGTCTCCGTATTGGTGAACGGCCAGCCCACTCCCTTGCAGGTCCAGCAGATCCGGAACTATGTGCTCACAGCGGTGGGCTATCCGAACGACGGCACCCAGGATCAGAAGGTGACGGTAACGGGTATGCCCTTTCAGGCTGCTCAGCCGGCGCCCCAGGTTGGTTGGTGGACGCGATACGGATGGGCCATCGGGACTTTCGCCGCAGTGGCTGCGGCCATGGGAATCTGGTTTGCTCTGAGGCGGCGGCGGGTGGAAGAGGAGGGTGTCCCAGAACCTGTAATTCCGGCGCCGTCGTTGCTTGAGGAGAGTGAACTGCCCGAGGCAGAACAGCGGCGCAGGGAGGTGGAGCAGTTGGCCAGAACCCGGCCTGAGGAGTTTGCCGAACTGCTTCGGACCTGGTTGGCGGAGGAGTAG
- the fliE gene encoding flagellar hook-basal body complex protein FliE, which yields MVTPANAIGSVSAALPPATSSTPQPSSPSGGFGELFGRALDQVDALQQRADQIVAQFVAGQGPDVHDVMIAAQQAYLALQTVVQIRDRALAAYQDIMRMQI from the coding sequence ATGGTTACACCGGCGAATGCCATCGGATCAGTGTCTGCCGCCCTCCCGCCCGCGACTTCGTCGACCCCCCAGCCGTCGAGCCCTTCCGGGGGATTCGGCGAGCTGTTCGGCCGGGCGCTGGATCAGGTCGACGCTTTGCAACAGCGGGCCGATCAAATTGTCGCTCAATTCGTGGCTGGCCAGGGGCCCGATGTTCACGATGTCATGATCGCGGCCCAGCAGGCGTACTTGGCCCTGCAGACGGTGGTTCAGATCCGGGACCGGGCATTGGCCGCCTATCAAGACATCATGCGGATGCAGATCTAA
- the flgC gene encoding flagellar basal body rod protein FlgC, with translation MAWQDTFAISGSGLSAQRLRMDVIAGNIANADTTRRPDGTPGPYRRRMVIMEPQPAPGSFAAALASAGGPGVSAGVRVSAIVEDPSPFQLRYDPSNPDAVQNPASPLYGYVQLPNVDVATEMVDLISASRAYEANVTALDAGKMMAVKALDLGRA, from the coding sequence ATGGCTTGGCAAGACACGTTCGCCATCAGCGGCTCCGGCCTGTCCGCCCAGCGCCTGCGCATGGACGTCATTGCGGGCAACATCGCGAATGCCGATACCACCCGCAGGCCGGACGGCACGCCGGGACCGTATCGGCGGAGAATGGTGATCATGGAGCCCCAGCCCGCCCCGGGCAGTTTCGCAGCGGCCTTGGCATCGGCGGGGGGGCCTGGCGTTTCGGCAGGGGTGCGGGTGAGTGCCATCGTCGAGGATCCCAGCCCTTTTCAACTGAGGTACGATCCATCGAATCCCGATGCGGTCCAGAACCCCGCCAGCCCGTTGTACGGCTATGTCCAGTTGCCCAATGTCGACGTGGCCACGGAGATGGTTGATCTGATTTCCGCTTCCCGGGCTTACGAAGCGAACGTGACGGCGCTCGATGCCGGGAAGATGATGGCGGTCAAGGCCCTGGACCTTGGCCGCGCGTAG
- the flgB gene encoding flagellar basal body rod protein FlgB: MQLFSTGAMQWLPQALDATALRQKLIADNVANVDTPGYQRQDVRFEDIFAQALAQPAPLAGFRTDPRHFIIGPPPLSQVRPETTVDNQTVYSTNGNNVDMDREMTELAANQTEYLTLLQDVNLQFAMLRYALNGR; this comes from the coding sequence GTGCAACTGTTTTCCACAGGCGCCATGCAGTGGCTGCCTCAGGCGTTGGATGCGACGGCCCTCCGTCAGAAACTCATCGCTGACAACGTCGCCAACGTCGATACGCCGGGCTACCAACGCCAGGACGTCCGGTTCGAGGACATCTTTGCCCAGGCGTTAGCCCAGCCGGCCCCATTGGCCGGTTTCCGTACCGATCCCCGCCATTTTATTATCGGGCCGCCGCCCTTGTCTCAGGTCCGTCCCGAGACGACGGTGGACAATCAAACGGTTTATAGCACGAACGGGAACAACGTGGATATGGATCGGGAGATGACCGAATTAGCAGCGAACCAGACGGAATACTTGACCTTGCTGCAGGACGTCAATCTCCAATTCGCCATGCTTCGGTACGCTTTGAATGGGAGGTAA